In a genomic window of Helianthus annuus cultivar XRQ/B chromosome 10, HanXRQr2.0-SUNRISE, whole genome shotgun sequence:
- the LOC110886367 gene encoding uncharacterized protein LOC110886367, which translates to MPTASLIIHYRTMIFTNLYVGVSTPVHHPSSNRYGGIAGGTRPSPPLTIRCCSSSDSNSGRGFGPAEASIAKDGGKSAASRRRKSVPQQPGSIPNQAPATNYGMDGTSKSFTSDLEFEEKLQAVKRSALNQKKAEEKNMYGTIDYDAPVASEPNKIGLGTQIGVGVAVVVFGLVFALGDFSPSGSVNSNKDAVIEKNTLSPEEKETLQTQLQQYEATLSTSPDDLVAREGAAVTLTELGDYTRAVSMLEDLTKIKPSDPEVFRLLGEVKLELKDYEGSIAAYRTSAKISNKMDFQVLRGLTNALLAAKKPDEAVKILLATRDGLEREKLNQENIGGGNRQIDTESQLDPIQVELLLGKAYSDWDHVSDAVSVYDRLISSHPNDFRGYLAKGIILKANGKIGDAERMFIQARFFSPEGAKAVVDRYSRQ; encoded by the exons ATGCCAACTGCATCGCTAATTATACACTATCGCACCATGATATTCACAAATTTATACGTCGGTGTTAGTACGCCGGTGCATCATCCTTCTTCTAACCGTTACGGCGGCATCGCCGGTGGTACGCGTCCTTCTCCACCGCTTACTATAAGATGTTGCAGCAGCTCCGATTCAAATTCCGGCCGAGGTTTTGGACCGGCCGAG GCCTCAATTGCAAAGGATGGGGGTAAAAGTGCAGCGTCACGCCGGAG GAAATCAGTACCACAGCAACCTGGTTCTATACCTAATC AGGCACCTGCAACAAATTATGGAATGGACGGAACATCCAAAAGCTTTACATCCGATCTTGAGTTTGAGGAAAAGCTTCAGGCAGTCAAAAG GTCGGCATTGAACCAGAAAAAAGCCGAAGAGAAGAATATGTACGGAACAATTGACTATGATGCTCCAGTTGCATCAGAGCCTAACAAAATTGGACTCGGTACTCAG ATTGGAGTAGGAGTTGCTGTTGTTGTTTTCGGGTTGGTGTTTGCTCTTGGAGATTTTAGCCCTTCTGGAAG TGTCAATTCGAATAAAGATGCCGTCATAGAAAAGAATACATTGTCACCAGAAGAGAAAGAAACACTTCAG ACACAGCTGCAACAATATGAAGCAACACTTAGCACCTCCCCAGATGATCTTGTTGCTCGTGAG GGAGCAGCTGTAACCTTAACAGAATTAGGAGACTATACCCGGGCAGTGTCCATGCTTGAAGATTTGACCAAG ATAAAACCTAGTGATCCCGAGGTTTTCCGTTTACTTGGAGAAGTAAAGCTTGAGTTGAAGGACTATGAAGGTAGTATTGCTGCCTATAGGACTTCCGCAAAG ATTTCAAATAAAATGGATTTTCAAGTTCTGCGTGGTCTCACAAATGCGTTGCTTGCTGCGAAGAAACCTGATGAG GCTGTTAAGATCCTTCTGGCAACTCGTGACGGTTTGGAAAGAGAGAAATTAAATCAAGAGAACATTGGAGGTGGTAATCGTCAAATAGATACAGAATCTCAATTGGACCCTATTCAA GTTGAATTGCTTCTTGGAAAAGCATACTCAGACTGGGACCATGTCAGTGATGCCGTGTCTGTTTATGACCGACTCATCTCTAGCCACCCGAATGATTTCCGGGGTTACTTAGCAAAG GGAATTATCTTAAAAGCAAATGGGAAAATTGGAGATGCAGAGAGGATGTTTATACAA GCTCGGTTCTTCTCTCCAGAGGGAGCCAAGGCGGTTGTAGATCGTTACTCTAGACAATAA